Sequence from the Vicinamibacteria bacterium genome:
TCGGATTTGCGGCCACGCTCAAATCGGCGGGCGCCCGAGGTAATGATCCGTCCTGAACTGAAACGCATTGGCGAGCCGCAGGATCTCCAAGGTGTCCCCTTTCGACGGCATGAGTTTGCTCTGCGATGCCGCGCGTGTCAATCTCCTGGCCTTACGTGGCCTCCCATCGCACCCGATCCATGACCTCTCTCTTCGCGGGAGCCGCCATCTCCGCGACGGGTTACCTGGCCGTGATCACCGTCGTTCCGTTGATCGCGGAGGACGTTCTCGGCGGGCCGAGATGGAGCGGAGTTCCATCAGCGGTCGCGATCCTCGGGACCGCGTTCGGCACCAGCGCGCTCTCCGCGATCATGGCCCGCCACGGCCGACGCCGGGGGCTTCTCGTCGGCTATTCGGTCTCGGCGGTCGCCGCACTCATTGCTGCCGCCGCCGCGGCGAGCTCACTGTTACCCTTGCTCGCCCTGGCGGTTTTCTCGATCGGCGCCGGTTACAGCGCGAGCCGATTGACGCGCTATGCTGCCGCCGACCTCTACGAGCCCGCTCGACAATCTTCGGCCATCGGATGGATGGTCTGGGCGGGGACGATCGGCTCCGTCCTCGGGCCGATGTTACTCGAGCCGACCCGGCAAGTGAGCGAATGGCTGGGTATCCCCGAATCCGTGGGGCCCTTCGTTCTCGCGACTATCACCTTCGGAGTTTCCTGGCTCGTCCTTTTGGTGGCCCTTCCGACCAGGGAGGTAGCCCGGATGCCGGTCACGGCCGGGACGGAACCCTCGGTTCTTTCGCGACCGGCGCGAAACG
This genomic interval carries:
- a CDS encoding MFS transporter, which translates into the protein MSISWPYVASHRTRSMTSLFAGAAISATGYLAVITVVPLIAEDVLGGPRWSGVPSAVAILGTAFGTSALSAIMARHGRRRGLLVGYSVSAVAALIAAAAAASSLLPLLALAVFSIGAGYSASRLTRYAAADLYEPARQSSAIGWMVWAGTIGSVLGPMLLEPTRQVSEWLGIPESVGPFVLATITFGVSWLVLLVALPTREVARMPVTAGTEPSVLSRPARNALIALVVAQGVMVLIMTMTPIHVRAGGNGLATIGGVIASHTFGMYALSPVSGFLSDRWGRIPVILAATVIVAASGVLAASATSLAVPLFLLGFGWNLAFVAGSALLTESTPESRRVRVQGLADTLSWTTAAVAGASSGVLLSEVGFATLSYIGASIALVPAIAIGLGRGR